One genomic segment of Stigmatopora argus isolate UIUO_Sarg chromosome 18, RoL_Sarg_1.0, whole genome shotgun sequence includes these proteins:
- the LOC144092921 gene encoding uncharacterized protein LOC144092921 isoform X1, with the protein MKGNQMDTALQLPISALRLLVSPVQLVSAAVWKTIEQQVVTDYGMVEDFVSVVTDILPDLLTDSERTQLIQDLTTRKVFPVESGSSYNQTLKSIMELFLIRLEAFLPGQTFKQVASMCGEGPSVLGECLKSMHSYDELKTVLQYNKNHRQHGQNYIRSNDTCIMTAPKNAATNHHCFQDTPECTASPNVESELDMAVQLTVEKDEACGTKEITNKEENIRQINDVCIEENALDGSLSSRPLRPNRGLKMKMILLEEKKGLNSEEDLPVKKCASNQTQSPVQRTPDSSDNADNGSEYSSWSFYTDEDTISNLSSWSSSSSLSDWNEYEVTLDSSSPNSLKEVTSVINGNNPSKAVRAKCVLSQKEDPSKKSRKVECFICHDLVRTSLHTHMRKMHFPSGDYVCHQCNARFKRLSSLKTHLVKTCYDQAQQQIEPRSGQDLYKCDHCEKGFRYKMSLEAHKRTHNELYCSVCRKVLKDAATLERHNASHTGFHCTRCEETFPRFKPLRSHYEHFHNLSKPFKCKCCSNTYSRLEYLIRHEWRDSGHLPFQCNICSLRFRNDCDLVSHQRVHTKEKPYLCGECGKTFSQRTNLLRHHRFLHSESRNEKKHFCADCDRYFKEEGALIKHHKKKHLKELTRHLCPYCGKTFSASAIARHKLLHTGERPLKCTFPDCNKSFLSAPEKKRHVLLHHSTERPFKCDTCGKGFVTIGLRNAHCKIHSGKKPFQCGICCKAFLKRYSMIRHKKLVHAISS; encoded by the exons ATGAAAGGCAATCAAATGGATACAG cttTGCAACTTCCTATCTCAGCCTTGCGTCTCCTGGTGTCACCAGTTCAGCTCGTCTCTGCTGCAGTCTGGAAGACCATTGAGCAACAAGTTGTGACCGATTATGGGATGGTTGAGGATTTTGTTTCTGTGGTCACAGACATATTGCCAGACCTGCTTACCGACTCTGAGCGAACCCAACTCATACAGGACCTTACAACTCGG AAGGTTTTTCCTGTTGAGTCTGGATCATCATACAACCAGACTCTAAAGTCCATCATGGAATTATTTCTCATCAGACTAGAGGCATTTCTTCCTGGGCAAACTTTCAAACAG gTAGCCTCCATGTGTGGTGAGGGGCCTTCTGTTCTGGGAGAATGCTTGAAGTCCATGCACAGCTATGATGAGCTCAAAACCGTTCTTCAGTACAATAAAAACCACCGCCAACATGGGCAGAACT ATATTCGCTCCAATGATACCTGTATCATGACTGCTCCCAAGAATGCTGCAACTAACCACCATTGTTTTCAAGACACTCCAGAGTGCACAGCTTCTCCAAACGTAGAATCTGAATTAGACATGGCGGTTCAGCTCACGGTTGAGAAGGATGAAGCTTGTGGAACTAAAGAAATTACCAACAAGGAAGAAAACATTCGTCAAATCAATGATGTCTGTATTGAAGAAAATGCACTTGATGGGTCTTTGTCGTCTCGACCTCTTCGTCCAAACCGAGGTCTTaagatgaaaatgattttgttggaagaaaaaaagggacttAACAGTGAAGAGGATCTCCCAGTTAAAAAATGTGCCTCCAATCAAACCCAATCGCCCGTGCAGAGAACTCCTGATTCTTCTGATAATGCAGATAATGGAAGTGAATATTCCTCTTGGTCCTTCTATACGGATGAGGACACAATCAGTAATTTAAGTTCATGGTCGAGTAGCTCTAGCCTCTCGGATTGGAATGAATACGAAGTGACCCTTGACAGTTCATCTCCAAATTCATTGAAAGAGGTCACTTCTGTCATAAATGGTAACAACCCCTCAAAAGCCGTCAGGGCAAAGTGTGTATTGAGCCAAAAGGAAGATCCTTCCAAAAAGTCCCGTAAAGTCGAGTGCTTCATCTGTCATGATCTAGTGAGGACCAGCCTACATACTCACATGAGAAAAATGCACTTCCCAAGTGGTGACTATGTGTGCCACCAGTGCAACGCCAGATTTAAACGGCTCTCATCTCTGAAGACGCATTTAGTCAAAACATGCTACGACCAAGCTCAGCAGCAGATAGAGCCTCGCTCCGGGCAAGATCTTTATAAGTGTGACCACTGCGAAAAGGGCTTTAGGTACAAAATGTCACTGGAAGCCCACAAACGGACCCACAATGAACTCTACTGCAGCGTGTGCAGGAAAGTTTTAAAAGATGCAGCAACCCTAGAAAGGCATAATGCCTCCCACACAGGCTTTCACTGTACTCGCTGTGAGGAAACATTTCCTCGTTTTAAGCCCTTGCGCAGCCATTATGAACATTTCCACAATCTTAGCAAACCCTTTAAGTGCAAATGTTGCTCAAACACGTACTCCAGGCTGGAGTATTTAATCAGACACGAATGGAGGGACAGTGGTCATCTGCCGTTCCAGTGCAATATTTGCAGTTTGAGATTTAGAAATGACTGTGATCTTGTTTCCCATCAAAGGGTTCACACAAAGGAGAAACCCTACCTCTGTGGAGAGTGTGGGAAAACCTTCTCACAAAGAACCAATCTACTCCGCCACCACCGTTTCCTCCACAGCGAGTCtagaaatgaaaagaaacacTTCTGTGCTGATTGTGATAGATACTTTAAAGAAGAAGGAGCTCTAATAAAACACCATAAAAAGAAACACCTCAAGGAACTCACCCGCCATTTATGCCCATACTGCGGTAAGACGTTTTCTGCCTCGGCCATCGCTCGACATAAATTGTTGCACACGGGAGAGAGGCCTCTGAAATGCACTTTTCCGGATTGTAACAAGTCTTTCTTGTCAGCTCCCGAGAAGAAAAGGCACGTTCTCTTGCACCACTCTACGGAGCGACCCTTCAAATGTGATACCTGCGGAAAGGGTTTTGTCACAATTGGTTTACGGAATGCCCATTGTAAAATCCATTCCGGCAAGAAGCCGTTTCAATGCGGTATCTGCTGCAAGGCTTTCTTAAAGCGCTACAGCATGATTCGGCACAAAAAGCTTGTACATGCAATTTCAAGTTAG
- the LOC144092921 gene encoding uncharacterized protein LOC144092921 isoform X2, whose protein sequence is MKGNQMDTALQLPISALRLLVSPVQLVSAAVWKTIEQQVVTDYGMVEDFVSVVTDILPDLLTDSERTQLIQDLTTRVFPVESGSSYNQTLKSIMELFLIRLEAFLPGQTFKQVASMCGEGPSVLGECLKSMHSYDELKTVLQYNKNHRQHGQNYIRSNDTCIMTAPKNAATNHHCFQDTPECTASPNVESELDMAVQLTVEKDEACGTKEITNKEENIRQINDVCIEENALDGSLSSRPLRPNRGLKMKMILLEEKKGLNSEEDLPVKKCASNQTQSPVQRTPDSSDNADNGSEYSSWSFYTDEDTISNLSSWSSSSSLSDWNEYEVTLDSSSPNSLKEVTSVINGNNPSKAVRAKCVLSQKEDPSKKSRKVECFICHDLVRTSLHTHMRKMHFPSGDYVCHQCNARFKRLSSLKTHLVKTCYDQAQQQIEPRSGQDLYKCDHCEKGFRYKMSLEAHKRTHNELYCSVCRKVLKDAATLERHNASHTGFHCTRCEETFPRFKPLRSHYEHFHNLSKPFKCKCCSNTYSRLEYLIRHEWRDSGHLPFQCNICSLRFRNDCDLVSHQRVHTKEKPYLCGECGKTFSQRTNLLRHHRFLHSESRNEKKHFCADCDRYFKEEGALIKHHKKKHLKELTRHLCPYCGKTFSASAIARHKLLHTGERPLKCTFPDCNKSFLSAPEKKRHVLLHHSTERPFKCDTCGKGFVTIGLRNAHCKIHSGKKPFQCGICCKAFLKRYSMIRHKKLVHAISS, encoded by the exons ATGAAAGGCAATCAAATGGATACAG cttTGCAACTTCCTATCTCAGCCTTGCGTCTCCTGGTGTCACCAGTTCAGCTCGTCTCTGCTGCAGTCTGGAAGACCATTGAGCAACAAGTTGTGACCGATTATGGGATGGTTGAGGATTTTGTTTCTGTGGTCACAGACATATTGCCAGACCTGCTTACCGACTCTGAGCGAACCCAACTCATACAGGACCTTACAACTCGG GTTTTTCCTGTTGAGTCTGGATCATCATACAACCAGACTCTAAAGTCCATCATGGAATTATTTCTCATCAGACTAGAGGCATTTCTTCCTGGGCAAACTTTCAAACAG gTAGCCTCCATGTGTGGTGAGGGGCCTTCTGTTCTGGGAGAATGCTTGAAGTCCATGCACAGCTATGATGAGCTCAAAACCGTTCTTCAGTACAATAAAAACCACCGCCAACATGGGCAGAACT ATATTCGCTCCAATGATACCTGTATCATGACTGCTCCCAAGAATGCTGCAACTAACCACCATTGTTTTCAAGACACTCCAGAGTGCACAGCTTCTCCAAACGTAGAATCTGAATTAGACATGGCGGTTCAGCTCACGGTTGAGAAGGATGAAGCTTGTGGAACTAAAGAAATTACCAACAAGGAAGAAAACATTCGTCAAATCAATGATGTCTGTATTGAAGAAAATGCACTTGATGGGTCTTTGTCGTCTCGACCTCTTCGTCCAAACCGAGGTCTTaagatgaaaatgattttgttggaagaaaaaaagggacttAACAGTGAAGAGGATCTCCCAGTTAAAAAATGTGCCTCCAATCAAACCCAATCGCCCGTGCAGAGAACTCCTGATTCTTCTGATAATGCAGATAATGGAAGTGAATATTCCTCTTGGTCCTTCTATACGGATGAGGACACAATCAGTAATTTAAGTTCATGGTCGAGTAGCTCTAGCCTCTCGGATTGGAATGAATACGAAGTGACCCTTGACAGTTCATCTCCAAATTCATTGAAAGAGGTCACTTCTGTCATAAATGGTAACAACCCCTCAAAAGCCGTCAGGGCAAAGTGTGTATTGAGCCAAAAGGAAGATCCTTCCAAAAAGTCCCGTAAAGTCGAGTGCTTCATCTGTCATGATCTAGTGAGGACCAGCCTACATACTCACATGAGAAAAATGCACTTCCCAAGTGGTGACTATGTGTGCCACCAGTGCAACGCCAGATTTAAACGGCTCTCATCTCTGAAGACGCATTTAGTCAAAACATGCTACGACCAAGCTCAGCAGCAGATAGAGCCTCGCTCCGGGCAAGATCTTTATAAGTGTGACCACTGCGAAAAGGGCTTTAGGTACAAAATGTCACTGGAAGCCCACAAACGGACCCACAATGAACTCTACTGCAGCGTGTGCAGGAAAGTTTTAAAAGATGCAGCAACCCTAGAAAGGCATAATGCCTCCCACACAGGCTTTCACTGTACTCGCTGTGAGGAAACATTTCCTCGTTTTAAGCCCTTGCGCAGCCATTATGAACATTTCCACAATCTTAGCAAACCCTTTAAGTGCAAATGTTGCTCAAACACGTACTCCAGGCTGGAGTATTTAATCAGACACGAATGGAGGGACAGTGGTCATCTGCCGTTCCAGTGCAATATTTGCAGTTTGAGATTTAGAAATGACTGTGATCTTGTTTCCCATCAAAGGGTTCACACAAAGGAGAAACCCTACCTCTGTGGAGAGTGTGGGAAAACCTTCTCACAAAGAACCAATCTACTCCGCCACCACCGTTTCCTCCACAGCGAGTCtagaaatgaaaagaaacacTTCTGTGCTGATTGTGATAGATACTTTAAAGAAGAAGGAGCTCTAATAAAACACCATAAAAAGAAACACCTCAAGGAACTCACCCGCCATTTATGCCCATACTGCGGTAAGACGTTTTCTGCCTCGGCCATCGCTCGACATAAATTGTTGCACACGGGAGAGAGGCCTCTGAAATGCACTTTTCCGGATTGTAACAAGTCTTTCTTGTCAGCTCCCGAGAAGAAAAGGCACGTTCTCTTGCACCACTCTACGGAGCGACCCTTCAAATGTGATACCTGCGGAAAGGGTTTTGTCACAATTGGTTTACGGAATGCCCATTGTAAAATCCATTCCGGCAAGAAGCCGTTTCAATGCGGTATCTGCTGCAAGGCTTTCTTAAAGCGCTACAGCATGATTCGGCACAAAAAGCTTGTACATGCAATTTCAAGTTAG
- the LOC144092941 gene encoding ER lumen protein-retaining receptor 2, translating to MNLFRLTGDLSHLAAIIILLLKIWKTRSCAGISGKSQILFALVFTTRYLDLLTSFISLYNTSMKLIYIGCAYATVYLIYLKFKATYDGNHDTFRVEFLVVPVAGLSFLVNHDFSPLEILWTFSIYLESVAILPQLFMISKTGEAETITTHYLFFLGLYRALYLINWIWRFYFEGFFDMIAIVAGVVQTILYCDFFYLYVTKVLKGKKLSLPA from the exons ATGAATCTTTTCAGGCTAACCGGCGACCTGTCCCATCTAGCAGCCATCATCATCCTGCttctaaaaatatggaaaacccGGTCCTGTGCCG GAATCTCTGGAAAGAGTCAAATCCTGTTTGCATTGGTCTTCACCACCCGCTACTTGGACCTGCTTACATCCTTCATTTCCCTCTACAACACAAGCATGAAG CTCATTTACATTGGATGTGCATATGCCACTGTGTACCTCATTTACCTGAAGTTTAAAGCCACGTACGATGGAAACCATGACACATTCCGGGTTGAGTTTCTGGTCGTCCCTGTTGCTGGCCTCTCGTTTTTGGTTAATCACGACTTCTCTCCTTTGGAG ATCCTGTGGACATTCTCTATTTACCTAGAGTCGGTGGCCATCCTCCCACAGCTCTTCATGATCAGCAAGACGGGTGAGGCAGAGACCATCACCACTCACTACTTGTTCTTCTTGGGGCTCTACAGAGCCTTGTACCTCATCAACTGGATATGGAGGTTCTACTTTGAAGGATTCTTCGACATGATTGCCATTGTTGCTGGGGTGGTGCAAACCATCCTCTACTGCGATTTCTTCTACTTGTATGTTACGAAGG TTCTTAAAGGAAAGAAGCTGAGTTTGCCTGCTTAA
- the mettl9 gene encoding protein-L-histidine N-pros-methyltransferase isoform X1 codes for MCHLQLRTLIFVAWVLGYVVFLHSTRMTWTAKYVRGPLGRSLLGNMVSKGEEGTETETEEWYRCCPDLLGESLRPLFVQSHLDSGTKAFLKQSIEKSNWLITQLYHSFVLRVFASLVSHTSINGFLGRGSMFVFSVEQFQKLLKVGPDWKAGKLLDLGAGDGAVTEIMRGHFSEIYATEVSSPMKWHLQRRNFKLMGIDEWQRSGLQYDVISCLNLLDRCDDPFLLLEDIRRSLVPQTGRLILAAVLPFQAFVEVGGKWLRPQEHIKVHGKTWEEQATKLSQDVFKKAGFEVETLTRLPYLCEGDMYKDYYVLDDAVFVLKVSNMTEKSRQ; via the exons atgtgtcATCTACAGCTGAGGACATTAATTTTTGTGGCGTGGGTGTTGGGTTACGTCGTCTTTCTGCACTCCACAAGGATGACATGGACTGCCAAATATGTGCGAGGTCCACTGGGTCGCTCACTCTTGGGGAACATGGTCAGCAAAGGGGAAGAAGGAACAGAAACAGAGACAGAGGAG TGGTACAGGTGCTGCCCTGACCTGCTGGGAGAGTCTCTGCGACCTCTGTTTGTTCAAAGCCATCTTGATTCAGGCACCAAGGCCTTCCTCAAGCAAAGCATTGAGAAGTCCAACTGGTTGATTACACAACTCTATCATTCTTTTGTATTGCGTGTCTTCGCATCTCTTGTTTCGCACACCTCCATAAATGG GTTTTTGGGACGTGGatccatgtttgtgttttccgtGGAGCAGTTCCAGAAACTTCTCAAGGTCGGACCAGATTGGAAGGCAGGGAAACTTCTGGACCTTGGAGCTGGTGATGGTGCTGTAACAGAAATTATGAGAGGCCATTTCTCAGAGATCTATGCGACTGAAGTCTCATCACCCATGAAATGGCATCTCCAAAGGAGAAATTTCAA ATTGATGGGGATCGACGAGTGGCAGCGGAGCGGCCTTCAGTATGATGTAATAAGTTGCCTCAACCTGCTGGACCGGTGCGATGAtcctttcctccttcttgaaGACATCAGGCGATCGCTTGTTCCTCAGACTGGGCGTCTCATTCTGGCTGCCGTTCTTCCCTTCCAAGCCTTCGTAGAAGTTG GTGGGAAATGGCTGCGCCCCCAAGAACACATAAAAGTACACGGCAAAACGTGGGAGGAGCAAGCAACCAAACTGTCACAAGATGTCTTCAAAAAGGCAGGATTCGAGGTCGAGACGTTGACCCGCTTGCCATATCTCTGTGAAGGGGACATGTACAAAGATTACTATGTTCTCGATGATGCGGTTTTTGTTCTAAAGGTCTCAAATATGACTGAGAAGTCCAGACAATGA
- the mettl9 gene encoding protein-L-histidine N-pros-methyltransferase isoform X2 gives MTWTAKYVRGPLGRSLLGNMVSKGEEGTETETEEWYRCCPDLLGESLRPLFVQSHLDSGTKAFLKQSIEKSNWLITQLYHSFVLRVFASLVSHTSINGFLGRGSMFVFSVEQFQKLLKVGPDWKAGKLLDLGAGDGAVTEIMRGHFSEIYATEVSSPMKWHLQRRNFKLMGIDEWQRSGLQYDVISCLNLLDRCDDPFLLLEDIRRSLVPQTGRLILAAVLPFQAFVEVGGKWLRPQEHIKVHGKTWEEQATKLSQDVFKKAGFEVETLTRLPYLCEGDMYKDYYVLDDAVFVLKVSNMTEKSRQ, from the exons ATGACATGGACTGCCAAATATGTGCGAGGTCCACTGGGTCGCTCACTCTTGGGGAACATGGTCAGCAAAGGGGAAGAAGGAACAGAAACAGAGACAGAGGAG TGGTACAGGTGCTGCCCTGACCTGCTGGGAGAGTCTCTGCGACCTCTGTTTGTTCAAAGCCATCTTGATTCAGGCACCAAGGCCTTCCTCAAGCAAAGCATTGAGAAGTCCAACTGGTTGATTACACAACTCTATCATTCTTTTGTATTGCGTGTCTTCGCATCTCTTGTTTCGCACACCTCCATAAATGG GTTTTTGGGACGTGGatccatgtttgtgttttccgtGGAGCAGTTCCAGAAACTTCTCAAGGTCGGACCAGATTGGAAGGCAGGGAAACTTCTGGACCTTGGAGCTGGTGATGGTGCTGTAACAGAAATTATGAGAGGCCATTTCTCAGAGATCTATGCGACTGAAGTCTCATCACCCATGAAATGGCATCTCCAAAGGAGAAATTTCAA ATTGATGGGGATCGACGAGTGGCAGCGGAGCGGCCTTCAGTATGATGTAATAAGTTGCCTCAACCTGCTGGACCGGTGCGATGAtcctttcctccttcttgaaGACATCAGGCGATCGCTTGTTCCTCAGACTGGGCGTCTCATTCTGGCTGCCGTTCTTCCCTTCCAAGCCTTCGTAGAAGTTG GTGGGAAATGGCTGCGCCCCCAAGAACACATAAAAGTACACGGCAAAACGTGGGAGGAGCAAGCAACCAAACTGTCACAAGATGTCTTCAAAAAGGCAGGATTCGAGGTCGAGACGTTGACCCGCTTGCCATATCTCTGTGAAGGGGACATGTACAAAGATTACTATGTTCTCGATGATGCGGTTTTTGTTCTAAAGGTCTCAAATATGACTGAGAAGTCCAGACAATGA